In the uncultured Methanobacterium sp. genome, one interval contains:
- a CDS encoding glycosyltransferase, giving the protein MSKIDVIIGVRNEEKHLERCLNSLQNQTITDIQIFVVDGRSCDRTRDIVQEKMKEDPRIKLFCNPQIIISSARNIGINASKAEYIAYLDGHCYVNNDWLEKLLETYHAFEKKCKVGGVGSTYASPDDDTSYGKIVSSVVRTPLGGMGTAYSADNKIEIVDSVAFAIYKRSIIEKNGIFYDESMTQCEDADFNYRLIKNDYVLLKHPQALVYQYRRPDTSQFFRQMVKYGEGRCNFAHKYRETLNIFHLIPLLFVIYLLFIILSFLIFLIYPGNFELFIIILVPLLIYFFIDIIYTLIIISKSRSLKGIYAAIMYPSIHIGYGIGFLKVLLKK; this is encoded by the coding sequence ATGAGTAAAATTGACGTAATAATTGGGGTCCGAAATGAGGAAAAACACCTGGAAAGGTGTCTTAATAGTTTACAGAATCAAACTATCACTGATATTCAAATTTTTGTGGTTGATGGACGATCTTGTGACCGGACACGCGATATTGTCCAGGAAAAAATGAAGGAAGATCCCCGAATAAAACTCTTTTGTAATCCTCAAATAATAATTAGCTCGGCACGGAACATTGGAATTAATGCATCAAAAGCAGAATACATAGCCTACCTTGATGGGCACTGTTACGTAAATAATGACTGGTTGGAAAAATTACTGGAAACCTACCACGCCTTTGAAAAAAAGTGCAAAGTGGGTGGTGTTGGTTCCACCTATGCCAGTCCAGATGATGACACCAGTTATGGGAAAATAGTGTCCTCTGTTGTACGAACACCCCTCGGGGGGATGGGAACAGCATACAGCGCGGATAATAAGATAGAAATCGTTGATTCTGTTGCATTTGCCATTTATAAACGTTCCATAATCGAAAAAAATGGAATATTCTATGATGAATCCATGACTCAATGTGAGGATGCAGATTTCAATTATCGATTGATAAAAAATGATTATGTTTTATTGAAACACCCCCAAGCCTTAGTTTACCAGTACCGGCGACCAGATACTTCACAATTTTTCCGGCAAATGGTAAAGTATGGAGAGGGCCGATGCAATTTTGCACATAAATACCGGGAAACTTTAAATATTTTCCATTTAATACCACTTTTATTTGTTATTTACCTTCTGTTTATCATTTTAAGCTTCTTAATATTCCTGATTTACCCGGGTAACTTTGAATTATTTATAATAATCTTGGTACCTCTTTTGATTTATTTTTTTATAGACATAATATACACATTAATTATCATATCAAAGTCCAGAAGTTTAAAAGGAATTTATGCTGCTATCATGTACCCCTCAATTCATATTGGCTATGGAATTGGTTTTTTAAAAGTTTTATTAAAGAAATGA
- a CDS encoding glycosyltransferase, with product MKNNILIIVDTLKIGGGSDKFAAILGTELHEQGYNISYLTLMDGNPKYSFKGDYYTLNESDIYGNNFKRGLDLLKYSSRIKSICEDLKIDTVISAGDPANFQALVSRYLFGNKVRLIITQHMNPGIFRDSHIKYRLIKFFYPKADKVVCVSKEVERILNNDYGIENTLTIYNMVDIQKNNRLAMEQLPHKYSALFERNNPVKGDTGHKIQVRHSGHENQEGKNHFNFINIGRLDRQKGQWVLIRSFRRVADRYPNARLFILGEGDLRKELENLTRELDLCGNVFLLGDQENVFPFLKQSDCFVFSSLWEGLPLSLIEALSVNLPVISTDCKTGPREILCPELDLDETINYPYLGEHAILTKPFPNEIIFKPLNEVSLIESEQILADVMIKMIEDLDMREKYTQGHLITKNFAKEKIVTQWKRLLK from the coding sequence ATGAAAAATAATATTTTGATCATAGTTGATACCTTGAAGATTGGTGGGGGATCTGATAAATTCGCCGCAATCCTGGGAACTGAATTACATGAGCAAGGCTATAATATTTCCTATTTAACCCTGATGGATGGTAACCCCAAATACAGTTTCAAAGGGGATTATTACACTCTTAATGAGAGTGATATTTATGGTAACAATTTTAAACGCGGATTGGATCTTTTAAAATATTCATCCCGAATCAAAAGTATCTGTGAAGACCTTAAAATTGATACTGTAATTTCCGCGGGTGATCCAGCAAATTTCCAGGCACTCGTGAGCCGGTATCTTTTCGGGAATAAGGTCCGCCTCATTATAACCCAGCACATGAATCCAGGAATATTCCGGGATAGTCACATAAAATACAGATTAATCAAATTTTTCTATCCAAAGGCTGATAAAGTGGTGTGTGTTTCCAAAGAAGTGGAAAGAATCCTTAATAACGATTATGGCATTGAAAATACATTAACCATATACAATATGGTGGACATCCAAAAAAACAACAGATTGGCCATGGAACAACTACCCCATAAATACAGTGCATTATTTGAAAGGAATAACCCGGTTAAAGGAGATACTGGCCACAAAATACAGGTAAGACATTCTGGACATGAAAACCAGGAAGGAAAAAATCATTTTAACTTCATTAATATAGGTAGATTAGACCGGCAGAAGGGGCAATGGGTTTTAATTCGCAGTTTCAGACGGGTAGCAGATCGATATCCGAATGCAAGGTTGTTCATTCTGGGTGAAGGAGATTTAAGGAAGGAATTGGAAAATTTGACCCGTGAACTGGATTTATGCGGGAATGTGTTTCTCTTAGGCGATCAGGAGAATGTTTTCCCATTCCTTAAACAAAGTGATTGTTTTGTTTTCAGTTCCCTCTGGGAAGGGTTACCCCTGTCTTTAATTGAAGCACTTTCTGTAAATCTTCCAGTGATATCCACAGATTGTAAAACCGGTCCCAGAGAAATATTATGCCCCGAACTGGATTTAGATGAAACAATCAACTACCCATATCTTGGTGAACACGCAATTCTTACTAAACCATTTCCCAATGAAATTATTTTTAAACCGCTTAATGAGGTTTCCCTCATTGAATCTGAGCAAATACTGGCTGACGTGATGATTAAAATGATTGAAGATCTGGATATGAGAGAAAAATATACCCAGGGACATTTAATCACCAAAAACTTCGCCAAAGAAAAAATTGTAACTCAATGGAAGAGATTACTAAAATAA